One segment of Erigeron canadensis isolate Cc75 chromosome 2, C_canadensis_v1, whole genome shotgun sequence DNA contains the following:
- the LOC122588391 gene encoding cytochrome P450 81Q32-like gives MDYLLVTIPLLLVATFLLTAAHFRRKSSNYPPTIFPTIPIIGHLYLLKKPLYRTLAKLSTKHGPILFLQFGSRPVLLLSSPSLTEECFTKNDIVFANRPRLLAGKILGCNYTSFGYSPYGDHWRNLRRFSTVEIFSSQRLQEFEETRHDEARLMTRKLVSECCGSSQIVNLNTVFHEMTLNVMMRIISGKRFFGGDNDTELEQGKRFREIVKETFLVGGASHLGDHLPVLRWFGVKGLEKKLVALQKKRDCFIQELIYQLRNAREEFAGDNYNDKNKKRKNTVIEVLLKLQETDPEYYNDQLIRSFVLNLLTAGTDTSTATMEWAFSLMLNHMHVLKKAQNEIDSCVGKCRLVDESDIASLPYLRCIINETLRMYPPGPLLVPHESSDDCVVGGYHIPRGTMLLVNQWAIHHNPDLWSDPERFFPERFEGIEGERDGLKFLPFGFGRRSCPGEGLALRVIGLTLGLLIQCFDWERVSEEMVDMSEGHGLTMPKAQPLVAKCSPRLVTQFV, from the exons ATGGATTATCTCTTAGTCACCATCCCACTGCTCCTCGTCGCTACATTTCTCCTGACGGCCGCCCATTTCCGTCGCAAATCCTCCAACTATCCACCAACGATCTTCCCAACCATCCCAATAATCGGTCACCTCTACCTTTTAAAGAAACCCCTTTACAGAACCTTAGCCAAACTCTCAACAAAACACGGCCCAATCCTCTTCCTCCAATTCGGGTCCCGACCCGTCCTCTTACTCTCTTCCCCTTCACTAACCGAAGAATGTTTCACCAAAAACGACATCGTTTTCGCCAACCGCCCTCGTTTGTTAGCCGGCAAGATTCTTGGGTGCAACTACACGAGTTTTGGTTATTCCCCATATGGGGACCACTGGCGCAACCTGCGCAGGTTCTCTACGGTCGAGATATTCTCGTCTCAACGGTTACAAGAGTTTGAAGAGACACGTCATGATGAAGCTCGGCTGATGACACGTAAGCTAGTTTCTGAATGTTGTGGTTCATCGCAAATAGTGAACTTGAATACGGTTTTTCATGAAATGACTTTGAATGTGATGATGAGAATTATATCTGGAAAACGGTTTTTTGGTGGTGATAATGATACGGAGTTAGAACAAGGGAAACGGTTTCGAGAGATAGTAAAAGAGACGTTTCTTGTGGGTGGTGCTTCGCATTTAGGCGATCATTTGCCGGTTTTGAGATGGTTTGGAGTTAAAGGTTTGGAAAAGAAGTTGGTTGCGTTGCAGAAGAAAAGAGATTGTTTTATTCAAGAGTTGATTTATCAACTTAGAAATGCGAGAGAAGAATTTGCTGGTGATAATTATAATGATAAGAACAAGAAGAGGAAGAATACTGTAATTGAAGTGCTTTTGAAGCTTCAAGAGACGGATCCTGAATATTACAATGATCAACTTATTAGAAGCTTTGTATTG AACCTATTGACAGCGGGTACTGACACCTCTACTGCGACCATGGAATGGGCGTTTTCCCTTATGCTCAACCATATGCATGTTCTAAAGAAGGCACAAAATGAAATTGACAGTTGCGTGGGAAAATGCCGTCTTGTTGACGAATCAGACATAGCCAGTCTACCTTACCTCCGATGTATTATAAATGAAACCTTACGAATGTACCCTCCAGGCCCATTACTCGTACCTCACGAGTCATCAGACGATTGTGTGGTCGGAGGCTATCATATTCCACGTGGAACAATGTTACTTGTTAACCAATGGGCCATACATCATAACCCTGACTTGTGGAGTGATCCTGAAAGATTTTTCCCGGAAAGGTTTGAAGGGATAGAAGGTGAGAGGGACGGGCTAAAATTCTTGCCATTTGGGTTTGGAAGGAGGAGTTGTCCAGGAGAAGGATTGGCACTGCGTGTGATTGGGCTGACTTTAGGGTTGCTCATACAATGCTTTGATTGGGAAAGGGTTAGTGAGGAGATGGTTGATATGAGTGAAGGTCATGGGCTCACTATGCCCAAAGCTCAGCCTTTGGTAGCCAAGTGCAGTCCACGTCTAGTGACTCAGTTTGTTTAA
- the LOC122587050 gene encoding cytochrome P450 81Q32-like, whose product MDPLFITIAVVIATLIFVTKNYLSRKNLPPTIFPTLPIIGHLKLLEQPLYRGLAKLSAKHGPILLLRFGSRPVLLLADPIATEECFTKNDIIFANRPRLIFGKILGDNYTNMAWSPYGEHWLNLRKLSSTEILSSHRINDFYSIRADEGRLMVQGIVSECSSSHVDLKSVFNDYTTNIMMMMISGKRFTGVDIELGKRFQEIVKETFLLGKSSNLGDHLPFLRWFGLTKDFEKRMVSCVAKRDSFFHDLIDQVREGKGVLIDKNITMIGVMLKLQEKDPQYYTDDLISAVLLNIIAAGIETSASTMEWALALMLNNPHVLKKAQNEIDNIVGTDRLVEESDLSKLPYLGCIMNETMRLYPTVPTLLPHENSEECEVKGYHIPKGTMLIVDQWAVHHDPKWWSDPESFKPERFEGPESITPKLKFMPFGFGNRMCPGSGLAPPMIGLALGLVIQCFDWERISDDLVDMTEGSGLIMHKHQPLLAKCTPRSMTQKLISQA is encoded by the exons ATGGATCCTTTATTTATTACTATAGCAGTGGTTATAGCTACACTAATTTTCGTCACTAAAAATTACCTCAGTCGCAAGAACCTTCCACCGACTATATTCCCAACCCTCCCCATAATTGGCCACCTTAAACTCTTGGAGCAACCCCTCTACAGAGGCTTAGCCAAATTATCAGCTAAACATGGCCCGATCCTTCTCCTTCGTTTCGGGTCACGCCCGGTCCTCTTACTCGCCGACCCTATAGCGACCGAAGAATGTTTCACAAAAAACGACATCATTTTCGCCAACCGCCCGCGTTTAATCTTCGGCAAGATTCTCGGAGATAATTACACCAACATGGCGTGGTCTCCTTATGGCGAACACTGGCTCAATTTACGAAAACTTTCTAGTACCGAGATTCTATCCTCTCACAGGATAAATGATTTTTATAGCATACGTGCGGATGAAGGAAGACTTATGGTACAAGGTATTGTGTCCGAGTGTTCTTCTTCGCACGTGGACTTAAAGTCGGTATTCAACGACTATACAACGaatattatgatgatgatgatatccGGGAAAAGGTTTACTGGGGTTGATATAGAGTTGGGCAAACGGTTTCAAGAGATCGTTAAGGAGACGTTTTTGTTAGGGAAATCGTCGAATTTAGGAGATCATTTGCCTTTCTTGAGATGGTTTGGGTTGACTAAAGATTTCGAGAAAAGGATGGTGTCATGTGTCGCGAAAAGAGATTCGTTTTTTCATGATTTGATTGATCAAGTTAGAGAAGGGAAAGGGGTTTTAATTGACAAGAATATTACCATGATTGGCGTCATGTTGAAGCTACAAGAAAAGGATCCTCAGTATTATACCGATGATCTTATTTCAGCCGTTTTATTG AATATCATAGCGGCTGGTATTGAAACTTCTGCTTCAACTATGGAATGGGCCTTAGCGTTAATGCTTAACAACCCACATGTTCTGAAGAAAGCCCAAAATGAAATCGACAATATTGTGGGCACTGACCGTCTTGTTGAAGAATCAGACTTAAGTAAGTTACCTTACCTTGGTTGTATCATGAACGAGACGATGCGATTGTACCCTACAGTCCCAACACTATTACCTCACGAGAATTCGGAGGAGTGTGAAGTCAAAGGCTATCACATCCCAAAGGGGACTATGCTAATAGTCGATCAATGGGCGGTTCATCATGACCCGAAGTGGTGGAGTGACCCAGAAAGTTTTAAACCCGAAAGGTTTGAAGGGCCAGAAAGCAtaacacctaagcttaagttcATGCCATTTGGGTTCGGAAATAGGATGTGTCCAGGAAGTGGATTGGCTCCCCCTATGATTGGGCTGGCGTTAGGTTTGGTTATACAATGTTTTGATTGGGAAAGGATTAGTGACGACTTGGTTGATATGACGGAAGGTTCTGGGCTCATAATGCATAAACATCAGCCTTTGCTAGCCAAGTGTACACCACGTTCAATGACGCAGAAATTAATCTCTCAGGCTTGA
- the LOC122588227 gene encoding uncharacterized protein LOC122588227, with the protein MDAMGQRIQASVRKNVIPTFEKLLVEGGLIYMSNFFVHQNVGSYKILDNPYKINLHKLTVVKVIEKFCGCIHGFRFVSFPDMTDGKFENNTTIDVIGKVSGYGDVIIGDKNGSPNQRMDVQLQDIDGNKMKVTFWDSYVDDFKAKFFNDKADVNVMIVQFAKLWEWRGNFSVSHGFNVACIFMNSNIDEIIAFKKSFVEKNGDEVANHKMISLADPSTKAFFTNTKCVQLFDDKKRKNNMELVVP; encoded by the exons ATGGACGCAATG GGTCAACGAATTCAAGCTTCTGTCAGGAAAAATGTGATACCAACCTTTGAGAAACTTTTAGTCGAAGGTGGATTGATATACATGAGTAACTTCTTCGTGCATCAGAATGTTGGGTCGTACAAGATTTTGGATAACCCATACAAAATCAATCTTCACAAATTGACTGTTGTGAAGGTTATTGAGAAGTTTTGTGGATGCATTCATGGATTTAGGTTCGTTTCGTTCCCTGATATGACAGATGGGAAATTCGAAAACAACACCACAATTG ATGTGATTGGTAAAGTTTCTGGATATGGTGATGTGATCATTGGTGATAAAAACGGTTCCCCAAATCAGAGGATGGATGTGCAATTGCAAGACATTGA TGGTAACAAGATGAAGGTAACATTCTGGGATTCATATGTGGATGACTTCAAGGCAAAATTTTTCAATGACAAGGCTGATGTTAATGTGATGATTGTACAGTTTGCGAAGTTGTGGGAATGGAGAG GAAATTTCTCTGTGTCTCATGGTTTCAATGTTGCCTGTATTTTCATGAATAGTAATATCGATGAAATCATTGCCTTCAAAAAAAG TTTTGTTGAGAAAAACGGGGATGAAGTTGCAAATCATAAGATGATATCCTTAGCAGATCCATCAACTAAAGCATTCTTCACTAATACCAAATGTGTCCAACTGTTCGA TGATAAAAAACGAAAGAATAATATGGAGTTAGTGGTTCCTTAA